AATGCAATTGGAAGCAATTAGGCCAATTTCTGACTTGGCAAGAGAAGTGGCTGATCCCCCTCTTGGCGCTGCGTTTCAGGGCTTCATTTTATCTAAACCTTCCATGAGGAACTTGGTTTTAATTATACTTTCCTGAACAACAGCTGTAATAGTTTCTGAGCTGCGAAGGGAAGGCTCCTGCCTTCCACAGTCCGAGCGTGTTTCTAAAATCAAGTCCCTGGGGCGCTCCTGGCGCTTTGCAGCATCGCAGGGGTCCGGAGGAGTAAAGCCACGGCCGGTGCCTGGCTTTTCCTCGTCCCTGGAGTGGCCGGCGTGAGAGCAGGGGGCAGGAGAAGGTGGCTTGTGCAGGGGAAATCAGCCTGGTATGATGCCGTTTGTCTCTCAGGTCCTATCTCACATATCCTGTGTTTTGCCAGCCCAGCTTGGCCGAGTCAGCTCTGACCCTGTCTGGGAGGCTTGCAAAAATAGCCAGCCCCCCTTGCTGCCCTCTGCCACCCCCTAGCCTGCCTGAACGTGCTGCCCACCAGGGCATGGCcgggagggaagaagaggagacCTAGCAGGTGAATGAATGGCAAGTCTGGGGGAGACATGGgacccccagcctccctccacGAGAGGTCCAGGAGCGAGGGGTTACCAGAAACGAGAGGCACGCCCACgagctttctgtgcttttaaatttcCCTTTAGAAGGCTTCCACGTGCGGGGCTCGGTGCTCTCAGCAGGGCGCCGGGGCCTGGGCTCAGCGCTGGCTGCCGGGAAGGGAAGGCGTGCTGCTTTCCGAACCAGGGCAGCCGCTTCTGGCTCCTTACCGCTCCCCGGGGtcctcctcccccccacacCCTGAAACGCTGTGACCCTGTTTAGGTTGTGAGAAGGATAATTTCACAAGCCCATGCTTCCGTGGCTGCAGTTTCTAGTCAAACTTCTGATCCCGAGGGAAATAAAGCAGTCCGGGCAACGCTGACAGCACAGTTCCAGATTtgccaggaaaaagaaacaaaacaaaaagcgCTGCGTTCCTACGGGTGGTGCAGCTGTTTCTCAGCATCCCTTCCTTAACCTTATAGCAGGTTGTACGGTGTTCATTCAAGAATAATCAGGAAGAGAAAGCCCCTTCTTGCGGCGTGTGAGTAAGCGCACGTTTGTCCTTTGGTGGTCTTGGCTCCAGTTTCCCTTTGTTTACCCCAACTTCTATTTCAAGAAACGATGGAGGGAGAGCTTTGCCCTTCACCTTCTGACTCTGACCTCAGAGTTTGAAGCTCTGGGACAGGATCTCCAAGCAGATGCATCCTTCTTCACTGCTTACATACACCACACAGTAAGAGAGCTGATTCTGCAGAAGTTGAAGTGGCATATTTAGTGGTTTTAAAGAAGGGGCAGTAAATGGAGGAGCAGCGATCGCAGAGACGACAGTGCAGGTGCAGCTGGAAGCACAGCAAAGGTTTCCAAGGGcgctgtggccagcagcagggcagaacCGGGCTGGAAGGAAGCTGCTTTCTGTTGGAAATGTCGCCGATGTGATGTCCCAGTGGCCTCTGAGAACGTTTGTCTGTCTTTGAGCAAATAACAGGGGTGTCTCAGCTAAGCACATACTCCAATGTTTGCATGCAGAGCTTACAGTTCCCCTGTCAGGTACCTCTCCAGCAGCACAAGCGCGTCCCAAGTGCACAAGATTTCGGTCATCGTTTTGTTTAACTCATTTCCTCAGGCTTCAAAGCCTGTCTTTGTGCtcagaactgctgcttttcatgtCACCCCTTTTACTTGGAGCCTTTTCTGTAGCTGAAAAGtggaactgttttgttttcttttttctcactcaggcttttttttttcccctcttctatcattatttttaaaaatgaacaggaTAAGCTCCTCCTTGCAATACCAGCACTGGCCTTTGTGCAAAACTCAAGAAAATATTGAGCCAGAAactggtttaaaataaaataaatatcccttccttccctgaagGTAACAGCAAGCAGAGGAATGATCTGctaatgaaaactgttttgcaCCTTCCATTATAGCAGGgctatttccagcagcagctatAATGTCTTGTTCCCAGACCCAGGCTTCATCCAGTTCCTCTCAGCTTAATCATCCTTGTCACAAAAATACCACTTAACTGAAACAACATGGTGAGAGGCACCCGAAAATTGAAGGGTGAGGGAAGGACGGGCTTTTCCCAAGCAGTGTGACTGCAAACATTTCCCACAACTCGGCGCCGTGCAATGCCCAGGGACAGGGGAGAGGATCCTGTAGGATCCTGCAGGTCACAGGCCACCACGAGACAGCAACTTGTTTCCACCCAGCTCAGCTGGCTCTTGGAACCTGTCACCGCAGGATGCTGGGGGTACCCAAAGCTTTAAATGAGCCCAACATGAGACAAATTCCTGGAAGGAGAAAGCACTGAGCACGAAGAAAAATCCAGCTTTTGGCTCAAGAAGCCCCAGAGGTGCCCTGTGCTGGGGTGGAGAGTGTAGGAGGGAAGACGCGACGTGCTCGTCCTGGCactggcaggagctgggtcCCCTGGTCCTGACTGGTGTCTCCCTCCCCGTGGAGAGACATGGACAGTTGCAACCTGAAATAATTCTTCCCACTGTCCATCACAGGGAGGTTTTCCAATACAATAAACTAGACTctggtttgttatttttttcctttggtgttCCTAGcagctatttaaaattattcctgtCTTACCCCACCCCTCCTTAGCAGAAGCACACCCCTGCTCTCTCTACCTCTGGagattatttgtttctttgggggaaaaaaagacaaaaatgacgTTTTCCTCCTGCTGGAAGTGCACAGACTTGCTTGGTAACCTgctcaggttttgcttttattgcttGGTTTTCACATTGCCTTGCCCTGCCACGTGTGGACTTTCCCAGCACTGTTCAAATACATTAGCAGGTGTGTttgttgaaataaatgcaagctTGATATTAAGTGGATTACTTGTCGAGCCGTCTGTCATTGTAAGGGGAGTTGTCACTGAAAGGGATTAGCATAAAGTGCACAAATAACTTCCAGCAAGAGCCTTGTTAATCACTTCCTAATTCCCCCTCCCACCGAACTGCGGAGCCTGGGTCACTGGGCCGAAATTTCAGGGGAGCTGCCAGGCCGCAGGCTGGGGCAACGTCTTAACGAGGCAAGTGTAAGGAGCTCTGCTGACAAAAGACCCCAGAGACCTTCGCCAACACATTTGTGGCTGAAAACTGGAATCTTTCTAACGATACCGAGCACAAGAGGTCGGTCGTATGGTGACTGCTTCTCAGCGTGTAGAGGCTCTGAGCTTCATTTGGGAGCACGGctgtttgtgtctgtttttgGTGGACGTCCCTGGGACAGTGGCAGGCAGGAGCATCGCCTGTGTGGTGCAACGAAAACTTGTGCTTTCCAGCATGGAGAGGGGTTAGAGCCAGTAAAGGAGTCCGGGGCTGGGCCCGCTGCCATGGCTCAGGACCTGTGCCAGCACCCGGACCGGCTGCTACAGCTCTAGGGAGGGCGTGCTAATTAACAGCAGGGTTTGTGCATCCCTTTTGAGCTTTGGATTTAGCAGCTTCAGCTTGAATGTGCTTGAATGAGGCTTCGAACGTGCCAGGCTGCTTCAGTTCGCAGCCTTCATGCGGCTCAAACCGCGGTGTCCCAGGGAGGGCTGCCCTCCAGGCGGCCATGATGGCAGGCTCTGTTGGGAGGCTCCTTCCTGGAATCCGGGATCGGGGTTGCATTAGGGTAGGATGAATTAAAAGTGGGATGACTTGGAGCACACGATGTGTCACCACGTCCCTGCGTCCTGACAAGCAGCGGCAGCTCTGGGGGCAGGCCGAGCGCAGAGCTTGTTGCTCTGGACTTGCCCTTGCAGCCCTCTGGCTGTGGTCATGGCCTTGCGGCCACGAAGGCCAACGGTGACCTGGGCTGCATTGggaagtgttgccagcaggtcaagggaggtgatcctgccctCTGCTCGACcctggtgaggccccacctggagcattGTGCCCAGTACTGGGCTCCCCAGGACACGAGGGACACGGAGCGAGTCCTGAGGAGGGTGCTGAGGTGACCAGGGCCTGGGGCACCCCGgtacaggctgagagagctggggctgctcagcctggaggagagaaggctgaggggagacccaTCCGTGTGTATAAATGTCTGAGGGCAGGGTGTTGgcaggatggagccagtctctgcggttgtgcccagcgacaggacgagaggcagcgggcacaaactgaagcccAGGAGGTTCCGGCTCAATATGAGGGGCACCTCTGTGCTGTGAGGTGACAGCACTGGGACAGgatgcccagaggctgtggggtctccttccctggagatatCCAAAACCTGCCTGGCTGCCATCCTGCGCAGCGTGCTCGGGGtgaccctgctgggcagggggctggaccAGGTGATCCCCAGACCCCTTCCCACCTCGGCCGTTCTCTGATCGCAGAGCTTCCAGGGTCCCAATTCTCCACTTCTCCACCCTCCCTGTCCGTCCCCGACACCTGCCCGGCCATCGGAGGCATTGGTGGGTGCGGGAGCGGGTCTGCGGCCTTCGTGCTGGGGGACAGACAGGCAGCAAGTGGCCACCCGGCATGGCGTTGTCTGCTGGGCTTAGTGGTGTTTTTAAACAGCACAGAGTACAACACAAGCACGTCTGGGCACTAAAAGCCTGACCCCTCTCCTCCATTGTAATGTCCTTCTTCTTGTGTTCACTTATTAAAAAGGCTGTAGGGAAATAGCTGGTAGCACTGGCAGATGGTTTGTGCTCGCTTGCAGAAACGGCACTGCTAATAACACTGGTAGCGGGACGTCAGGCTCAATTTCCAGTTCAAGAGACTGAAAAAGCATCAGACTGCACCTTCAGTTTGAGTAAACATCTGCCAGACGGAGAAACTTGCAGGAAGGAAGCGCTAGATGAGAGTGGCGCATCCTGCAGGACACCTGTGCTATTGCTGTTTGGCTTTGGCATTTGGAGGAGAAAGCTGACCAGTCCAGAAAACCCCGTTAAAACTGCGGTTTACCACAACCAGGCCCTGTAGGATATTACAGTGCCAAGCAAAACTCTTCTGTAACCTCCCCTGTGCATTAGTTGGCCCAGGTCATTTTTAGTGTATGAGCAACGACAGAGCTGAGAGCTGCACCGCAGCGACTGGGATGTCGATGGGGAAAGAAGAACCTGAGGCACGCTACGACCAGTGTGCCGAATGTTTCGGCTGCCGAGggctcctctcccttcctcgggcagctctgctgtgttcCCCTCGCTGTAGTGAAGCTCtcctttgtaggagaggtgtcTGCTCGTGGAGAAAAAACGGTTTGTGGTTTTCAGACATCCACCGTGAATACGCAGAGAGCTCAGTGCATCTGGTCCATTAATCACTCTCACCCGCACCGTGCATAGGACAGTGGTCAAAATCAAGAagaataatttgatttaaaaaggaaacaatagaTTAGTTTTGGTCCAAGGAATGGATTTCAATTCTGGGAACTAGGATTTAAAGATCAAGGTTCAGTAGTTTTTAGgttaaggaaagaaattaaatctgaagtacttcagagcagcagaagcaattGAAAAGATTCAGGCAGGAATTGGTGAATTGCAGTTTGGGCGTGGGAGGTAGCACTGTGTAGCTTGTAGTGAGCTTGCTGCTTGTGTCAGAGGTAGGAAACCGCTGCTACGTGGCAGCTCCACGATTCTTGAATTGAACTGTTAATTCCTGTGGTTActaattccatttttctttctttttttcccttctcccttcagCATGAAAGACTTTCCAGGTAAGAGTTTtgtttcttggatttttttttctatttaatatttatcagTGGTCCTTTTTTCTATGGCTTCAGGGGTTCCCAGTACTTCAAACCAATAGCATAAGCTGAAACTGCTACTGGCCATTGAGTACTTACCTTAGCAGAACTGTTGAGCCAGCTTGCTTCCAGCCTTTTCTCCCCAAATTACTTACCAAATACTCTGTAGAGAGACAAACCCTCTGTGCCCCATTAGCAATGGAGCCCATTCCCACCATGCAGATGGGAGATGCATGGGAAGTTACTGCCCTGTTGGGGTTCGGGCTGATACCCACTGGACTTTTCCCAGTTGTTTCAGTGCTGGTGCTCCCTGCCCTCGGGCGCTGCGCTGCGGCAGGAGCGTGTTCAGCAGTCCCAGTGCCTGTGCACGGCCTCGAGTCCCAGCGTGGCAGGCTCAGACAGGCAGTCCTGACGTGGTCGCTGCGCCATGGTGCTAGATCCTCTTTGCATTTTAGGTTGGAAGCAGCTACAAACCCTACTACTGCCAGTGACTCCTCCTCCTACAGCGATCGTGCCTCCAGCCGCTCCAGTGCCTACACCCGGAGGGAGAACCGGTTAGCTGccctcagcagcagagcagaagaggagagTAACAGGGACTATAAAAAGGTAGGATATTTAGATGAATTATTGTCAATGCATGCACCTTagaagctgcctgctgctgcagaaacctGCACTGAGAGTCCTTCGgcaagaaagagcaaaataatttcttttcattttctgtttccattgcCTTTGGAAATGACTCTAGCCTTTTTCaaatgcagcagctcctcagagGGTCGAAAAAGGACAAGGGGTGAAAGGACACCTTGCGAAGTCAGATATCTGGGAAGGGGGAGTGAGGAATGAGGCTAGAGAAATGTTGGGAGGGGTGTGTGAAGGAGCAAGAAAAGATGTTGCCAAGCACTGCCAACATGACCCAAGTATGCATACccaacagaattattttttgctgctcTAACActccagaatttttttttctgaaactttcaaCATAATCCTTGAAAGCTAATAGTATGGACTGCCATGGCTTCAGGGTTTATATACACATCTAGTATCAATGCACAGACCGtatgaaaagaaatcagttCAAGATGACCcaaattgtgaaataaaaagtatgaaataaaaagtatctgaaaagCCTTTGACAGTAAGCAGCACTCCACTCTTCATGAACACAGCTGTCCAGAAGAGGCAGGCAGTATGCCCAGTTCGTCCTCGTACAGGGATGGAAATCCTGTGGGTTTGAAGGAAGTCAAgcaaaaaatccattttcatgTGCCCTAaaattctgttcctttctcctcctcactgaagtaaaagcacagaagagcaaGCAGGGTGTGTTGTGCTGAGAAGCACAACAGGATCATAGGTTTAGATACATCCGTGCATGCGTAACTTAGTACTTTATTATGCTTGGTGGTTTATCTAAATTAAAAGCACCGCTTTTCTTTGCCTCTTGGCTTGTGTGTGTGAGCACCCTACAAAATTAACCAGCTGTTTTCCTGTTCCACATGATTTGTGAAAACACAAGCAGAGCATCCCAAGTAGACCTGTTTGCCCTTCCAATATACCAACATGGGAGAGCGATGCAAACCCcgcagctgcctctgctcagTGCTAGGACTCAAGGAGTGGTGTGGCGGAGCTGGGTCTGTGCACTAGCTGAAGAGCAGCCTGGTTAATTGAAATATTTGGTTTCATATTTCAGTTATATGAAAGTGCCCTGTCTGAAAATCAAAAGCTGAAGTCAAAACTGCAAGAAGCCCAGCTTGAGTTGGCCGACATCAAATCTAAGTTGGAAAAAGCAGCCCAGGTAAGGCAGAAACCAACTCCTAGACTGGAGGAACTGAGCACTGGCGCATGACAAGCCACCACATGTTTCAGTGCAGGGATGGATTTGTTTAGCTCGTGGGAGGGAAGGTTCTACAGAGGGGATTTgtatattttgcagaaataagtGTGGTGCGAGTGATTCTCTAAGGACTGCTTCTTTGGGCAAGTGCTTCTGTAGGCTATCTAGGCCTTTGTACAGCATCCTATGAAATCCTCTCAGTTTTAatagctttctatttttaatttacatggcagaaacaggagaaaactTCTGACCGGTCTAGCATGCTGGAGATGGAGAAAAGGGTATgtgtctctgctttcttctgagtCGCGATCTTTGCCTTGAATTGCTCTACAGGGCATAGCAATTTCTTGAAGGAAAGTGTAAATTAAAAGATAAGTTATATTTTTGCCTTGCAGAGCAGTTCACAGGGATAATTGTGTTCTGACCTTTTCAATGTCTGAGACTTCTCTGCTCTCTTTGCAGATCAGCCATGTTCTGGTTTCATTCTTTTGTTACAGGAAGCTACAGACCAACAAATAGTATTGCATGGTCCTACGGGGCTGTTGGTCcattatactttaaaatattattgttcCTTGTAAATAAAGTTTCAgggtggagaggggaaaaaagcacaacacCAGCTGGGTGTCCGTCTCGCTTGAAATCTGAATGTCTGAATGCTCCTTCCTCCTAACTGAGCAGTCAGATTTATTGCAGCAAGCTAAGCTGACCTTGCAGTGTGTGGCAGTCTCTGCCCTAAATGACCTTCAGCCAGGTCAGAAGGGACTCGGGGAGGTCCGTAGTCCAACCTCCAGGCACAGTCAATGCTGAATTTGAACTACCTTCCTCGGGACTTTGTCCTGTCATTTCATGAAGATTTGTAAGTGTTGAGGTTCCACAGCTGTGGCCCCTTGTTCCGGTGCTTAAATATCCTCAGAGTGAACTTTTTGTCTTGTATCTAGTCagaacctcccctgcctcaaCTGATGGCCATTATCTTGCATCCTCCCACCACAGACCTTAATGGTTAATTAAAGTTAGAGCCAGCCATCACTGTCATCTGAACTAGCAGCTGGGGGAAGTCATGACATGGGTggagctttgcttttgttaaaaaaacaaatgtggcAGTGAGAGCATTGCCCTGAGCAGGACATCTCCAACCATGGAGAGCTCACCCCCGCATCCCATCTTCCAGCCATATAGGGTGCTTCCAAGATGGGGCAACATTCTGCGTTGTTTTTGTTGCATTACGATCACAGCAGGCACAAATGCAGGTTtctgacagagagaaaagagtgTTGCTCAGTGAGGGTGGCATTAACTGCTTCAGGACAGCTTCTGCGTTTTGTGTACCCATGTAGTGGTTGGTTCCCAGAATCTGCTGTAGCAGTCAGTCAGTTTTGCAGCTCTAAAGTCCTAAATTTATCTGGGAGAAGCAGGATTTCCAGACACCTTTCCCTGGTCACTGTTTGCTATTTGGTGGGCTCGGTGGGTTTTGTCATCATCTCCTTTGCAGCAGGGGACGTGGTGGGTACGGTTACCTGCATGGCTTCACCTGCACAGctcaaaataacatttcatcAGAAAGTCCTGAAAGCTGGGGTCACTAAATGTAGTGGGATAGTTTCACTGAAGAGAGCTCAGGGCTGAGAGGTCTGCCTAAATGGGCCACAGCACGGATCACCTGCTGGTTTACCAGCTGCTGTGTCCCATCTGATCAGGTTGGTAGCCTGCACATTGCTTTGAGATGCTTTTCAGTGCCTGCTCATATATAAGACTCTTACTTTTCCTTAGAAGAAAATATGCTCTAAGTTTTTCCTCTAAATCCATGTGACAATCTTTGTTATGAATCCTTGTAAACAGGAGAAGCGAGCCCTGGAGCGGAAACTCTCTGAAATGGAGGAGGAGATGAAGGTAGGGAATAATCTATTCActctattctattttttatgctttgtatTAATGTCTTTGGGGATTGTCACCCAGGAATAGGATATTAAAAGTATACATGGGAAGGGACTCATGTTACCTCTGAGTGTGTTCCTTTCTGCATAGAGAACTTACTTTAATGGCTATGTTCTCCAAACATGAAATAGTAATAAAACTGCTGATTGCAccatatgttttatttgttatgCTGTTTGATCTGAGAACTGTGAAGGCTATTCTCCCtaaatgctttctaaaactAACCTTTTGTGGCATCCATGAGTTTCAGTTTGCTGATCCTCTGTGCTAGTCTGCGGCCCAAGTTAAGCCGTTGCGGTTCTCTCCAGATGGGTAAGAAGACAAAGCTGGCTTTTGAGATCACGCACACtagccaggaaaaaaacacagagtgATTGTATTTCTGTACT
The Cygnus atratus isolate AKBS03 ecotype Queensland, Australia chromosome 24, CAtr_DNAZoo_HiC_assembly, whole genome shotgun sequence DNA segment above includes these coding regions:
- the PPP1R12B gene encoding protein phosphatase 1 regulatory subunit 12B isoform X2, coding for MSSLYTRSKEYTRSRKAQSDSPPSSPSPIAKTLRHERLSRLEAATNPTTASDSSSYSDRASSRSSAYTRRENRLAALSSRAEEESNRDYKKLYESALSENQKLKSKLQEAQLELADIKSKLEKAAQKQEKTSDRSSMLEMEKREKRALERKLSEMEEEMKILTELKSDNQRLKDENGALIRVISKLSK